One Scophthalmus maximus strain ysfricsl-2021 chromosome 1, ASM2237912v1, whole genome shotgun sequence genomic region harbors:
- the LOC118306572 gene encoding interphotoreceptor matrix proteoglycan 2-like isoform X2, translated as MSGTCGRLLLWTLGAALLSGVMFTETDAARELKQDCRHGDCPSVPDSDQLVYRRHAGLTRRRRNILFPSGVKLCTQETLDQAIANHLNYFHLRVCQETVWEAFKIFWDRLPERDEYQDWVGRCMDGSFSVTDIGSFFSQSDEHISLIRNRVATAEAASNSSEPTTIHARDSGAETLSGQDGIVIGSSPASVLTESDAGDEDIVEVTTEVVDSVSHKPFDGKEQKAVTDSTQEETVDSSQEEDKIFDFILDVDEPDSEVIEEVTPIGEEPPLEAMTEEVLTEATVVVLTQPTTTPAAEAVTVEEGQQGASPAPGAEPPSEVLMETIPNTTVDILKGPEEEETTPDSSSDITPNVTDEDSPELITETVPAAAVLEEPGGESPVEPPSDVLQVGPEPTMFLITNTDSEKEAPEHESVADIETEVPSQVSAVMTTDKIEETVSEDIGEDKPSLMAEVTSEPFVPDGIVAVDASDKPEEDVGKEESTMVSEDQMTEAAVELESPEVELPEETGDAPVEDIKEEEEPVETAGTTETTREPSDGGEETPEEPLEAVEQDRAEVIKTTVESEATEDDVKEERNPTEEPELEEDVAQEKNPAGATGLEVLPDEDNMNVTSVDETQEAVGGEPSDDVEEIISEEITEEEERGAVTEDMNPEIPSESESVEIPPVDDVPGDTEGNEMEETPEPKATEELPGGPEIEMISETTEDGTTQVVESTSEVPEPGYSPDVEEDIAPDAPSETSLEVVTHTGTTSEEGTSEELGPEELGPEESHEDVVPEPATEEDIIQVVPSDVPQETVDGISVEDTGKIMTDAPAEVPSESSEERGVTAASTQATTKYIVEYNNGNFPDPTQRPRDVDDSLPGNNGFGLEDKEENSIGNEIDDTLSRPPRPLTEQVVELSIRLRGETYNDALRDPSSFQHQQLVRHFTRKIEDAFERLPGFKDVYVVEFRPQKDLERGLVVLVHYTITLEIDGGGVPNDTLDFISLQNNLVEKNYPGAAEQPTVVYTITDFRNFITEALHKDNFMTNSSLETQADPLQLENAENLLPSGKPTSRPADTLENMDNVLAAEKPPDAPSHEAASGHVHHKKDDFLFDPFVAWKDPQSGGVSENDVFMFDESAAPLPSGEFPGLEPTDEDNNGKIEDEGFLLSNSPGTGDDTTRGDRAFGPGGPSAGPPPSVRPQPGSESKLDEGSGAGFSGDGPGADLWSRQPSVTSDRTGFYNGGDSSWEVLPPPDLEETDGDDEDQDKEGVFESPIVEEDDLVAMGVQLTNVPSLWTTTVPAFEEPVLDGGIEEPIPDQVPVTLHISTDPQYLTTTQAPVFLPRGTLTVELSVQTLEVSGIYDEDSLTGPQMIVERVTDSPEPEAWPREAPVFVGPTYSAVNLQETTEVVAVTSVVTVGSAEDASIKEEVEGILAAEVPDTEESPSFVEVQAVTVKESSFDIVTEEPSDLGVLTDKPDLLLPEPADRDEVEILEEQQIGSPDPTTTPTHTVTEGLDRDLVEDEVMVVTTTAAAPVSTSSINSHHSNIMALSPEKESPFTRVADSVPEDEELVHDEDLNHVDVDEVPISTPTSTVVDANEDESSPTEELLGAPVQEEDLNTTLTGTSQGEVDTDIPQTNSSSLQEVHRSTPASEIQMFEHDSSHVPSIDVSFDVFQFDRVATEGDSSGFSSGAHGSDLEAFALPSRPGRDLSVFFSLRVTNMAFSMDLFNKSSAEYKALEQRFLQLLVPYLQSNLNNFQNLEILNFRNGSIVVNSRMRFGKPVPRGVTNVVYLILEDFANTAYQTMNLAIDKYSLDVESGDRADPCKFQACNEFSRCMVNRWSSEAECVCNAGYVSVDGLPCQSVCEVQHDFCLNDGKCDILPDKGAICRCRVGQNWWYRGEHCEEYVSEPLVVGIAIASVAGFLMVVAGIIFFLARTLREQYDGEDSEDPVRGGNSVPTLERAAKFNPSDPVTAQYYRRYEDDTPQFYRRRDTDGPEYSSPASAGGSKDLSSGDMQHLYQNSTLTTEEIQERLRIIELCSRDQHFVDFVRQTRVFLERRGSSTT; from the exons ATGTCTGGAACGTGTgggaggttgttgttgtggacGCTCGGGGCGGCGTTGCTGTCGGGGGTCATGTTCACGGAGACAG ATGCCGCTCGTGAGCTGAAGCAGGATTGTCGTCACGGCGACTGTCCGTCCGTCCCGGACTCAGATCAGCTGGTCTACAGACGACACGCCGGTCTgacccggaggagacggaacaTCTTGTTCCCCAGTGGCGTCAAACTCTGCACCCAGGAGACGCTGGACCAGGCCATCGCCAACCACCTCAACTACTTCCACCTCCGAG tgtgtcaggaGACGGTGTGGGAGGCCTTCAAGATCTTCTGGGACCGGCTGCCGGAGCGGGATGAGTACCAGGACTGGGTCGGTCGCTGCATGGACGGATCCTTCAGTGTCACGGACATCGGAAGCTtcttcagccaatcagacgaGCACATCAGCCTCATCAGGAAT AGAGTTGCCACGGCAGAAGCTGCATCCAACAG ctctgaaccAACCACCATCCACGCCAGAGACTCGGGGGCGGAGACTCTGTCAG GACAGGATGGTATCGTCATTGGATCGAGTCCAGCTTCAGTCCTCACAGAGTCCGATGCAGGAGATGAGGACATTGTCGAGGTCACCACAGAGGTCGTTGACTCTGTGTCTCACAAGCCCTTTGACGGGAAAGAACAAAAAGCTGTGACGGATTCAACACAGGAGGAAACTGTGGACTCTTCTCAGGAAGAAGACAAGATCTTTGATTTCATTCTTGATGTGGATGAACCCGACTCAGAGGTGATTGAAGAAGTTACCCCAATAGGTGAGGAGCCCCCTTTGGAAGCTATGACTGAAGAGGTTCTCACAGAAGCTACTGTTGTAGTTCTGACGCAGCCCACTACAACACCTGCTGCAGAAGCAGTCACAGTGGAGGAAGGACAGCAGGGGGCATCTCCAGCACCTGGTGCTGAGCCTCCGTCAGAAGTCTTGATGGAAACAATCCCAAACACAACTGTGGACATCCTAAAGgggccagaagaagaagaaactactCCAGACAGTTCCTCAGATATCACCCCCAACGTGACTGATGAGGATTCACCTGAGCTCATCACTGAAACtgttccagctgcagcagttctTGAAGAACCTGGAGGTGAATCACCGGTGGAACCCCCTTCAGACGTTCTACAAGTTGGCCCAGAGCCAACTATGTTTCTGATAACAAACACAGATTCAGAAAAAGAGGCTCCAGAACATGAATCTGTCGCTGACATAGAAACAGAAGTTCCATCCCAAGTCTCTGCTGTGATGACAACAGACAAGATAGAAGAAACAGTCAGTGAAGACATTGGAGAGGACAAACCTTCGCTAATGGCTGAAGTTACTTCTGAGCCTTTTGTACCTGATGGAATTGTAGCTGTGGATGCTTCAGACAAGCCAGAGGAGGATGTCGGAAAAGAAGAATCCACAATGGTTTCTGAAGATCAGAtgactgaagctgctgttgaACTGGAGTCTCCTGAGGTAGAACTGCCTGAGGAAACCGGAGACGCTCCAGTGGAGgatataaaagaagaagaagaaccagtGGAAACAGCAGGTACAACTGAGACAACAAGAGAACCAAGTGACGGTGGAGAAGAAACACCCGAGGAACCTTTAGAAGCTGTAGAGCAAGACAGGGCAGAGGTCATAAAAACTACAGTAGAATCCGAGGCGACAGAAGatgatgtaaaagaagaaagaaatcccACAGAAGAACCAGAGCTTGAAGAAGACGTGGCCCAGGAGAAGAACCCtgcaggagcaactggactagAAGTTTTACCTGACGAGGACAACATGAATGTTACATCTGTAGATGAAACACAAGAAGCTGTTGGAGGTGAACCGTCAGATGATGTAGAGGAGATTATTTCTGAGGAgatcacagaggaagaagaacgaGGAGCAGTTACAGAGGATATGAATCCAGAGATCCCTTCAGAGTCTGAGTCTGTGGAGATCCCTCCAGTTGACGATGTCCcaggagacacagagggaaatgaaatggaagaaaCACCTGAACCAAAGGCGACAGAGGAACTTCCAGGAGGCCCTGAGATAGAAATGATTTCAGAAACCACAGAGGATGGAACTACCCAGGTGGTCGAGTCTACAAGTGAGGTCCCAGAACCTGGATACTCTCCTGACGTGGAGGAAGATATCGCCCCAGATGCTCCGAGTGAAACATCTCTAGAAGTTGTGACTCACACAGGGACGACTTCAGAGGAGGGAACATCGGAGGAGCTCGGCCCGGAGGAGCTCGGCCCGGAGGAGTCCCATGAAGATGTTGTCCCAGAACCTGCAACTGAGGAAGACATCATCCAGGTTGTTCCGTCAGATGTTCCCCAAGAGACAGTTGATGGTATCTCTGTTGAGGATACTGGGAAAATCATGACCGACGCTCCAGCTGAAGTTCCGTCTGAGTCTTCAGAGGAAAGAGGCGTCACTGCAGCGAGTACCCAGGCCACAACCAAGTACATCGTAGAGTACAATAATGGAAACTTCCCTGATCCGACGCAGAGGCCTCGTGACGTAGACGACAGCTTACCGGGAAACAACGGCTTTGGgctggaggacaaggaggagaacTCG ATCGGTAACGAGATCGACGACACGCTGTCGCGGCCCCCGAGGCCCCTGACGGAGCAGGTGGTGGAGCTGAGCATCAGGCTGAGGGGAGAAACCTACAACGACGCTCTGAGAGACCCGAGCAGcttccagcaccagcagctggtCCGACACTTCACTCGCAAG ATTGAAGACGCGTTCGAGCGACTGCCGGGCTTCAAGGACGTCTACGTGGTGGAGTTCAG GCCCCAGAAGGACCTGGAGCG AGGTCTGGTGGTCCTGGTGCACTACACCATCACTCTGGAGATCGACGGCGGTGGCGTCCCCAACGACACGCTGGACTTCATCTCTCTGCAGAACAACCTGGTGGAGAAGAATTACCCGGGCGCCGCCGAGCAGCCCACCGTCGTCTACACCATCACAGACTTCCGTAACTTCATCACCGAGGCGCTGCACAAAGACAACTTCATGACCAACAGCAGCCTGGAGACGCAGGCCGACCCGCTGCAGCTGGAGAACG CTGAGAACTTGTTGCCTTCTGGCAAACCTACGAGCCGACCAGCTGACACCCTCGAGAACATG GACAACGTTCTGGCGGCAGAGAAGCCTCCCGACGCTCCGAGCCACGAGGCGGCCAGCGGACACGTGCACCACAAGAAGGACGACTTCCTGTTCGACCCCTTCGTCGCGTGGAAAGATCCTCAGAGCGGAGGGGTGAGCGAGAACGACGTCTTTATGTTCGACGAGAGTGCGGCTCCTCTGCCGTCCGGCGAATTCCCCGGCCTGGAGCCAACGGACGAAGACA ATAATGGAAAGATTGAAGATGAGGGATTTCTGCTCAGTAACTCTCCAGGCACTGGAGACGATACCACCAGAGGGGACCGTGCGTTCGGTCCTGGAGGCCCCTCGGCAGGCCCCCCTCCATCGGTGAGACCTCAGCCGGGCTCTGAGAGCAAGTTGGACGAAGGATCCGGCGCTGGGTTCTCTGGAGATGGTCCGGGAGCAGACCTCTGGTCCCGGCAGCCCTCTGTGACATCTGACAGGACCGGCTTTTACAACGGGGGGGATAGCAGCTGGGAGGTGCTGCCACCACCGGACCTGGAGGAGACTGATGGAGACGACGAAGACCAGGACAAGGAAGGGGTTTTTGAGTCGCCAATCGTTGAGGAAGACGATTTGGTTGCAATGGGAGTACAACTCACAAATGTTCCCTCTTTGTGGACAACCACAGTTCCTGCTTTTGAGGAACCGGTTCTGGATGGAGGCATCGAGGAACCGATTCCAGATCAAGTCCCAGTCACACTGCACATCAGCACCGACCCGCAGTACCTAACTACAACCCAAGCGCCTGTATTCTTACCCAGAGGAACCTTGACCGTTGAACTCTCAGTACAAACACTTGAAGTATCCGGCATCTATGATGAAGATTCCCTCACAGGACCACAGATGATCGTAGAGCGAGTCACAGACTCTCCAGAACCTGAAGCTTGGCCTCGTGAGGCCCCTGTGTTTGTTGGACCAACTTATTCTGCAGTTAATCTTCAAGAAACCACTGAAGTGGTGGCAGTAACTTCGGTCGTTACAGTTGGGTCAGCAGAGGACGCATCGAtaaaggaggaggtggaagggaTTTTGGCGGCTGAGGTTCCTGATACCGAAGAATCTCCTTCCTTTGTAGAAGTCCAGGCGGTCACAGTCAAAGAATCCAGCTTTGATATAGTCACAGAAGAGCCGTCAGACCTTGGGGTTCTCACGGACAAACCcgacctgctgctgccagaACCTGCAGATCGTGATGAGGTTGAGATTTTAGAGGAGCAGCAAATCGGCTCCCCTGATCCAACGaccacaccgacacacacagtgactgaaGGCCTGGACAGAGACCTGGTCGAGGATGAAGTCATGGTCGTCACTACGACCGCTGCTGCTCCCGTCTCAACTTCATCCATAAACTCACACCACAGCAACATCATGGCACTCTCGCCTGAGAAGGAGTCGCCGTTCACTCGAGTGGCGGATTCTGTGCCGGAAGACGAGGAACTGGTTCACGACGAGGATCTGAACCACGTCGATGTTGACGAGGTTCCAATCAGCACTCCGACTTCAACAGTGGTCGACGCAAATGAAGACGAAAGTTCTCCTACAGAAGAGTTGCTGGGTGCTCcagtgcaggaggaggacttgaacacaacactgacggGCACTTCGCAGGGGGAAGTAGATACAGACATCCCCCAGACGAACTCCTCCTCGCTTCAGGAAGTCCACAGAAGCACGCCTGCCTCTGAGATCCAAATGTTTGAGCATGATTCATCCCACGTGCCGAGCATCGACGTCAGCTTCGATGTGTTCCAGTTTGACCGTGTGGCCACTGAAGGCGACAGCAGTGGTTTCTCCAGTGGGGCTCATGGGTCAGATTTGGAAGCCTTCGCTCTACCGAGCCGACCTGGCAGAGACCTGTCTGTGTTCTTCAGCCTGAGGGTGACCAACATGGCCTTCTCCATGGACCTGTTCAACAAGAGCTCCGCAGAGTACAAGGCCCTGGAGCAGCGGTTCCTACAACTG CTGGTCCCGTACCTTCAGTCCAACCTCAACAACTTCCAGAACCTGGAGATCCTCAACTTCAGGAACGGCAGCATCGTGGTGAACAGCAGGATGAGGTTCGGTAAGCCGGTTCCCAGAGGCGTCACCAACGTCGTCTACCTGATCCTGGAGGACTTCGCCAACACCGCCTACCAGACCATGAACCTGGCCATCGACAAGTACTCTCTGGACGTGGAATCAG GCGACAGGGCGGATCCCTGTAAGTTCCAGGCGTGTAACGAGTTCTCCAGGTGTATGGTGAACCGGTGGTCGAGCGAAGCCGAGTGCGTTTGCAACGCCGGGTATGTGAGCGTGGACGGTCTTCCGTGTCAGAGCGTCTGCGAGGTGCAACACGACTTTTGCCTCAACGATGGCAAATGTGATATCCTCCCCGACAAGGGGGCCATCTGCAG ATGTCGAGTGGGACAGAACTGGTGGTATCGCGGCGAGCACTGTGAAGAGTACGTTTCTGAGCCGCTGGTGGTGGGCATCGCCATCGCCTCGGTGGCCGGCTTCCTCATGGTGGTGGCGGGAATCATCTTCTTCCTGGCGAGGACGCTGCGAGAGCAGTACGACGGCGAGGACAGCGAGGACCCCGTCAG AGGTGGGAACAGCGTCCCGACGCTGGAGCGTGCCGCCAAGTTCAACCCCAGCGATCCGGTCACCGCGCAGTACTACCGCCGCTACGAAGACGACACGCCCCAGTTCTACCGGCGACGCGACACGGACGGCCCAGAGTACAGCAGCCCCGCCAGCGCAGGCGGCTCCAAAGATCTCAGCAGCGGCGACATGCAACACCTCTACCAGAACAGCACGCTCACTACAGAG gaGATCCAGGAGCGTCTGAGGATCATCGAGTTGTGCTCCAGGGATCAACACTTTGTCGACTTTGTGCGACAGACTCGAGT ATtcctggagagaagaggaagctcCACCACGTAG